The following proteins come from a genomic window of Misgurnus anguillicaudatus chromosome 10, ASM2758022v2, whole genome shotgun sequence:
- the arnt gene encoding aryl hydrocarbon receptor nuclear translocator isoform X2 has protein sequence MTAYITELSDMVPTCSALARKPDKLTILRMAVSHMKTLRGSGSTGADGAYKPSFLTDQELKHLILEAADGFLFVVSCETGNVVYVSDSVTPVLNQAQSDWHGSSLYDQIHPDDIEKLREQLSTAENNNSGRMLDMKTGTVKKEGGQSSVRMSVGARRSFICRMRCGACPVEPVSMNRLSFLRNRNRNGLGTPKDGEPQYVVVHCTGYIKSWPLAGVTLSDDDADSSQGNRFCLVAIGRLQVTCCPGDNLNNISVPVEFISRHNCQGVYTFVDHRCLATVGYQPQQLLGKNILELAHPEDQNLLRDSLQQVVKLRGQVLSVMFRFRSKSNEWIWMRTSSFTFQNPFSEEIEYIICTNANVKAPNQDSLSPLSSPGVALPPSLGQSSPNCPSTPSPGQMAARQMQQQAELEGGMSRDGVYETNQVALPQVPVQTVGVVGNDHNPKTLSSSSVSSGQQVYPSAASFPNTTHPSEPFRSAGMAQQMVSTPHAAGQMLAQMSRQNAPPGATATNSSPIQAQAGTTAPPGVWSATRPSFNTQVASQVGKSQSPQFNMGGFNSGPPPSTTSSFGQISGASMANASNYPQLNNRPNASTNGYGDVNQMGTQFTSRPAEGVAGWQQWQNQAHAQGTADTHPQSQNNQTEMFPDVLSMLDQSGSFGNDDFGEMPMFPPFPE, from the exons ATGACCGCTTACATCACAGAGCTGTCAGACATGGTGCCCACCTGCAGCGCGTTGGCACGGAAGCCGGACAAGCTCACGATTCTGCGCATGGCCGTCTCTCACATGAAAACTCTCAGAGGAAGCGGCAGCACCGGCGCAGATGGAGCATACAAGCCGTCTTTCCTCACAGATCAG GAGCTAAAGCATCTGATCCTGGAGGCTGCTGATGGGTTTCTGTTTGTCGTGTCGTGCGAGACCGGCAACGTTGTTTATGTATCTGACTCCGTCACACCGGTTTTGAACCAGGCACAATCTGATTGGCACGGCTCCTCGTTGTACGATCAGATTCATCCAGATGACATAGAGAAGCTCAGAGAGCAGCTTTCCACCGCCGAGAACAACAACAGCG GTCGGATGTTGGACATGAAAACGGGGACGGTGAAGAAAGAAGGGGGGCAGTCCTCAGTGAGAATGAGTGTAGGTGCACGGCGCTCCTTCATCTGCAGGATGAG ATGTGGGGCTTGTCCAGTAGAACCAGTGTCCATGAATAGACTCAGCTTCTTGAGAAACAGAAACAG GAATGGATTAGGTACTCCCAAAGATGGTGAACCGCAGTATGTGGTTGTGCACTGCACGGGCTACATTAAGTCATGGCCCCTCGCAG gagTGACTCTGTCTGATGATGATGCTGATAGTAGTCAGGGAAATCGTTTCTGTCTAGTCGCCATTGGAAGGCTACAG GTAACATGTTGCCCAGGCGACAACTTGAACAACATCAGTGTACCGGTGGAATTCATTTCCCGTCATAACTGCCAAGGCGTCTACACTTTTGTGGATCATCGCTGTCTTGCAACAGTTGGTTATCAACCTCAG CAATTACTGGGGAAGAACATTCTAGAGTTGGCACACCCAGAAGACCAGAACTTATTGAGAGACAGCCTTCAgcag GTGGTAAAACTGCGAGGTCAGGTTCTGTCTGTGATGTTCCGGTTTCGCTCTAAATCTAACGAGTGGATCTGGATGAGGACGAGCTCGTTCACCTTCCAGAACCCTTTCTCAGAGGAGATCGAATATATCATCTGCACCAACGCCAATGTGAA AGCTCCAAATCAAGATTCCCTGTCCCCCCTCTCTTCCCCGGGGGTGGCACTGCCCCCTTCACTGGGGCAAAGCAGtcctaactgcccctccactccCAGCCCAGGTCAGATGGCAGCCAG GCAGATGCAGCAGCAGGCGGAGTTAGAGGGCGGGATGAGCAGAGATGGAGTGTATGAAACAAATCAGGTGGCTCTTCCTCAG GTTCCAGTGCAGACTGTGGGTGTAGTCGGCAATGATCACA ACCCCAAGACTCTGAGCTCCTCCAGCGTCTCAAGTGGACAGCAAGTTTATCCTTCAGCAGCATCTTTCCCCAATACTACACATCCCAGTGAGCCATTCAG GTCAGCTGGTATGGCTCAGCAAATGGTGTCGACCCCTCACGCAGCAGGTCAGATGCTTGCACAGATGTCCCGTCAGAACGCACCCCCTGGAGCCACCGCAACCAACAGCAGCCCTATTCAGGCCCAGGCAGGAACCACTGCGCCCCCTGGAGTTTGGTCTGCCACAAGACCTTCCTTTAACACACAG GTAGCAAGCCAAGTAGGAAAGAGTCAGTCTCCCCAGTTTAATATGGGAGGTTTTAACTCTGGCCCTCCACCCTCCACTACCTCATCCTTCGGTCAGATCAGTGGAGCTTCCATGGCAAACGCATCAAATTACCCACAACTTAACAATCGCCCCAATGCTTCAACTAATGGCTACG GTGATGTTAATCAGATGGGAACACAGTTCACCTCCAGGCCAGCAGAGGGAGTGGCAGGGTGGCAGCAGTGGCAGAATCAAGCACATGCTCAAGGCACTGCTGACACACATCCACAGTCTCAAAACAACCAGACAGAGATGTTTCCA GATGTTCTTTCCATGTTGGATCAGTCTGGAAGTTTCGGCAATGATGACTTTGGAGAGATGCCCATGTTTCCTCCTTTCCCAGAGTGA
- the arnt gene encoding aryl hydrocarbon receptor nuclear translocator isoform X3: MTSTNPDMSEVMASSAGSHSNGAAVVPKGNNKRQATSDYADEDGGKLFRCDDEGSGSNDKERFARENHSEIERRRRNKMTAYITELSDMVPTCSALARKPDKLTILRMAVSHMKTLRGSGSTGADGAYKPSFLTDQELKHLILEAADGFLFVVSCETGNVVYVSDSVTPVLNQAQSDWHGSSLYDQIHPDDIEKLREQLSTAENNNSGRMLDMKTGTVKKEGGQSSVRMSVGARRSFICRMRCGACPVEPVSMNRLSFLRNRNRNGLGTPKDGEPQYVVVHCTGYIKSWPLAGVTLSDDDADSSQGNRFCLVAIGRLQVTCCPGDNLNNISVPVEFISRHNCQGVYTFVDHRCLATVGYQPQQLLGKNILELAHPEDQNLLRDSLQQVVKLRGQVLSVMFRFRSKSNEWIWMRTSSFTFQNPFSEEIEYIICTNANVKQMQQQAELEGGMSRDGVYETNQVALPQVPVQTVGVVGNDHNPKTLSSSSVSSGQQVYPSAASFPNTTHPSEPFRSAGMAQQMVSTPHAAGQMLAQMSRQNAPPGATATNSSPIQAQAGTTAPPGVWSATRPSFNTQVASQVGKSQSPQFNMGGFNSGPPPSTTSSFGQISGASMANASNYPQLNNRPNASTNGYGDVNQMGTQFTSRPAEGVAGWQQWQNQAHAQGTADTHPQSQNNQTEMFPDVLSMLDQSGSFGNDDFGEMPMFPPFPE; encoded by the exons CTCGGACTATGCGGACGAAGACGGAGGGAAATTATTTAG GTGTGATGATGAAGGAAGTGGCTCAAACGACAAAGAGCGTTTTGCCAG GGAGAACCACAGCGAGATCGAGCGGAGGCGGAGAAATAAGATGACCGCTTACATCACAGAGCTGTCAGACATGGTGCCCACCTGCAGCGCGTTGGCACGGAAGCCGGACAAGCTCACGATTCTGCGCATGGCCGTCTCTCACATGAAAACTCTCAGAGGAAGCGGCAGCACCGGCGCAGATGGAGCATACAAGCCGTCTTTCCTCACAGATCAG GAGCTAAAGCATCTGATCCTGGAGGCTGCTGATGGGTTTCTGTTTGTCGTGTCGTGCGAGACCGGCAACGTTGTTTATGTATCTGACTCCGTCACACCGGTTTTGAACCAGGCACAATCTGATTGGCACGGCTCCTCGTTGTACGATCAGATTCATCCAGATGACATAGAGAAGCTCAGAGAGCAGCTTTCCACCGCCGAGAACAACAACAGCG GTCGGATGTTGGACATGAAAACGGGGACGGTGAAGAAAGAAGGGGGGCAGTCCTCAGTGAGAATGAGTGTAGGTGCACGGCGCTCCTTCATCTGCAGGATGAG ATGTGGGGCTTGTCCAGTAGAACCAGTGTCCATGAATAGACTCAGCTTCTTGAGAAACAGAAACAG GAATGGATTAGGTACTCCCAAAGATGGTGAACCGCAGTATGTGGTTGTGCACTGCACGGGCTACATTAAGTCATGGCCCCTCGCAG gagTGACTCTGTCTGATGATGATGCTGATAGTAGTCAGGGAAATCGTTTCTGTCTAGTCGCCATTGGAAGGCTACAG GTAACATGTTGCCCAGGCGACAACTTGAACAACATCAGTGTACCGGTGGAATTCATTTCCCGTCATAACTGCCAAGGCGTCTACACTTTTGTGGATCATCGCTGTCTTGCAACAGTTGGTTATCAACCTCAG CAATTACTGGGGAAGAACATTCTAGAGTTGGCACACCCAGAAGACCAGAACTTATTGAGAGACAGCCTTCAgcag GTGGTAAAACTGCGAGGTCAGGTTCTGTCTGTGATGTTCCGGTTTCGCTCTAAATCTAACGAGTGGATCTGGATGAGGACGAGCTCGTTCACCTTCCAGAACCCTTTCTCAGAGGAGATCGAATATATCATCTGCACCAACGCCAATGTGAA GCAGATGCAGCAGCAGGCGGAGTTAGAGGGCGGGATGAGCAGAGATGGAGTGTATGAAACAAATCAGGTGGCTCTTCCTCAG GTTCCAGTGCAGACTGTGGGTGTAGTCGGCAATGATCACA ACCCCAAGACTCTGAGCTCCTCCAGCGTCTCAAGTGGACAGCAAGTTTATCCTTCAGCAGCATCTTTCCCCAATACTACACATCCCAGTGAGCCATTCAG GTCAGCTGGTATGGCTCAGCAAATGGTGTCGACCCCTCACGCAGCAGGTCAGATGCTTGCACAGATGTCCCGTCAGAACGCACCCCCTGGAGCCACCGCAACCAACAGCAGCCCTATTCAGGCCCAGGCAGGAACCACTGCGCCCCCTGGAGTTTGGTCTGCCACAAGACCTTCCTTTAACACACAG GTAGCAAGCCAAGTAGGAAAGAGTCAGTCTCCCCAGTTTAATATGGGAGGTTTTAACTCTGGCCCTCCACCCTCCACTACCTCATCCTTCGGTCAGATCAGTGGAGCTTCCATGGCAAACGCATCAAATTACCCACAACTTAACAATCGCCCCAATGCTTCAACTAATGGCTACG GTGATGTTAATCAGATGGGAACACAGTTCACCTCCAGGCCAGCAGAGGGAGTGGCAGGGTGGCAGCAGTGGCAGAATCAAGCACATGCTCAAGGCACTGCTGACACACATCCACAGTCTCAAAACAACCAGACAGAGATGTTTCCA GATGTTCTTTCCATGTTGGATCAGTCTGGAAGTTTCGGCAATGATGACTTTGGAGAGATGCCCATGTTTCCTCCTTTCCCAGAGTGA
- the arnt gene encoding aryl hydrocarbon receptor nuclear translocator isoform X1 yields MTAYITELSDMVPTCSALARKPDKLTILRMAVSHMKTLRGSGSTGADGAYKPSFLTDQELKHLILEAADGFLFVVSCETGNVVYVSDSVTPVLNQAQSDWHGSSLYDQIHPDDIEKLREQLSTAENNNSGRMLDMKTGTVKKEGGQSSVRMSVGARRSFICRMRCGACPVEPVSMNRLSFLRNRNRNGLGTPKDGEPQYVVVHCTGYIKSWPLAGVTLSDDDADSSQGNRFCLVAIGRLQVTCCPGDNLNNISVPVEFISRHNCQGVYTFVDHRCLATVGYQPQQLLGKNILELAHPEDQNLLRDSLQQVVKLRGQVLSVMFRFRSKSNEWIWMRTSSFTFQNPFSEEIEYIICTNANVNRAPNQDSLSPLSSPGVALPPSLGQSSPNCPSTPSPGQMAARQMQQQAELEGGMSRDGVYETNQVALPQVPVQTVGVVGNDHNPKTLSSSSVSSGQQVYPSAASFPNTTHPSEPFRSAGMAQQMVSTPHAAGQMLAQMSRQNAPPGATATNSSPIQAQAGTTAPPGVWSATRPSFNTQVASQVGKSQSPQFNMGGFNSGPPPSTTSSFGQISGASMANASNYPQLNNRPNASTNGYGDVNQMGTQFTSRPAEGVAGWQQWQNQAHAQGTADTHPQSQNNQTEMFPDVLSMLDQSGSFGNDDFGEMPMFPPFPE; encoded by the exons ATGACCGCTTACATCACAGAGCTGTCAGACATGGTGCCCACCTGCAGCGCGTTGGCACGGAAGCCGGACAAGCTCACGATTCTGCGCATGGCCGTCTCTCACATGAAAACTCTCAGAGGAAGCGGCAGCACCGGCGCAGATGGAGCATACAAGCCGTCTTTCCTCACAGATCAG GAGCTAAAGCATCTGATCCTGGAGGCTGCTGATGGGTTTCTGTTTGTCGTGTCGTGCGAGACCGGCAACGTTGTTTATGTATCTGACTCCGTCACACCGGTTTTGAACCAGGCACAATCTGATTGGCACGGCTCCTCGTTGTACGATCAGATTCATCCAGATGACATAGAGAAGCTCAGAGAGCAGCTTTCCACCGCCGAGAACAACAACAGCG GTCGGATGTTGGACATGAAAACGGGGACGGTGAAGAAAGAAGGGGGGCAGTCCTCAGTGAGAATGAGTGTAGGTGCACGGCGCTCCTTCATCTGCAGGATGAG ATGTGGGGCTTGTCCAGTAGAACCAGTGTCCATGAATAGACTCAGCTTCTTGAGAAACAGAAACAG GAATGGATTAGGTACTCCCAAAGATGGTGAACCGCAGTATGTGGTTGTGCACTGCACGGGCTACATTAAGTCATGGCCCCTCGCAG gagTGACTCTGTCTGATGATGATGCTGATAGTAGTCAGGGAAATCGTTTCTGTCTAGTCGCCATTGGAAGGCTACAG GTAACATGTTGCCCAGGCGACAACTTGAACAACATCAGTGTACCGGTGGAATTCATTTCCCGTCATAACTGCCAAGGCGTCTACACTTTTGTGGATCATCGCTGTCTTGCAACAGTTGGTTATCAACCTCAG CAATTACTGGGGAAGAACATTCTAGAGTTGGCACACCCAGAAGACCAGAACTTATTGAGAGACAGCCTTCAgcag GTGGTAAAACTGCGAGGTCAGGTTCTGTCTGTGATGTTCCGGTTTCGCTCTAAATCTAACGAGTGGATCTGGATGAGGACGAGCTCGTTCACCTTCCAGAACCCTTTCTCAGAGGAGATCGAATATATCATCTGCACCAACGCCAATGTGAA TAGAGCTCCAAATCAAGATTCCCTGTCCCCCCTCTCTTCCCCGGGGGTGGCACTGCCCCCTTCACTGGGGCAAAGCAGtcctaactgcccctccactccCAGCCCAGGTCAGATGGCAGCCAG GCAGATGCAGCAGCAGGCGGAGTTAGAGGGCGGGATGAGCAGAGATGGAGTGTATGAAACAAATCAGGTGGCTCTTCCTCAG GTTCCAGTGCAGACTGTGGGTGTAGTCGGCAATGATCACA ACCCCAAGACTCTGAGCTCCTCCAGCGTCTCAAGTGGACAGCAAGTTTATCCTTCAGCAGCATCTTTCCCCAATACTACACATCCCAGTGAGCCATTCAG GTCAGCTGGTATGGCTCAGCAAATGGTGTCGACCCCTCACGCAGCAGGTCAGATGCTTGCACAGATGTCCCGTCAGAACGCACCCCCTGGAGCCACCGCAACCAACAGCAGCCCTATTCAGGCCCAGGCAGGAACCACTGCGCCCCCTGGAGTTTGGTCTGCCACAAGACCTTCCTTTAACACACAG GTAGCAAGCCAAGTAGGAAAGAGTCAGTCTCCCCAGTTTAATATGGGAGGTTTTAACTCTGGCCCTCCACCCTCCACTACCTCATCCTTCGGTCAGATCAGTGGAGCTTCCATGGCAAACGCATCAAATTACCCACAACTTAACAATCGCCCCAATGCTTCAACTAATGGCTACG GTGATGTTAATCAGATGGGAACACAGTTCACCTCCAGGCCAGCAGAGGGAGTGGCAGGGTGGCAGCAGTGGCAGAATCAAGCACATGCTCAAGGCACTGCTGACACACATCCACAGTCTCAAAACAACCAGACAGAGATGTTTCCA GATGTTCTTTCCATGTTGGATCAGTCTGGAAGTTTCGGCAATGATGACTTTGGAGAGATGCCCATGTTTCCTCCTTTCCCAGAGTGA